A part of Agromyces protaetiae genomic DNA contains:
- a CDS encoding sugar transferase, with the protein MTGQTTSFRIAGAARDTRPAPTSDWATRYRRRLIATDAAIVVGVLLVGALAFSLALDADRPVAGSVLIAAVGAIVWLVCLAAFDSRDPIVFAEGTGEYRSVASATLVAAGLLLLGAWALDLDVARPVFVTAIPVGLVVLLAGRAAWRAWLLKERGEGRMLSRVLLVGAASTTEPVANELARHPKAGYRVVGEFVPTPDASLREHLANAVDLADAEIVMVTGSDVLDPGRVRELDRTLHDLRRDVRLVFSPSVTNVSASRVRTHAAAGMPLVHVGRSPAAGPLLAAKRAVDVAGSLAIIVALLPVLVTVAVLVATTSHGPVFYAQERIGREGRTFRILKFRSMVVDADDRLAALLAEQGTAGTPLFKIERDPRLTPVGAVLRRYSLDELPQLFNVLTGDMSLIGPRPQRPAEVALYDEVAMRRLAVRPGMTGLWQVSGRSRLTWDEALALDLYYIENWSLGADVSILARTFRAVVGSDGAY; encoded by the coding sequence ATGACCGGACAGACGACGTCCTTCCGGATCGCCGGCGCCGCGCGCGACACGCGCCCGGCGCCGACCTCCGATTGGGCGACCCGCTACCGCCGACGCCTGATCGCCACCGACGCGGCGATCGTCGTGGGCGTGCTGCTCGTGGGCGCACTCGCGTTCTCGCTCGCGCTCGACGCCGACCGGCCGGTCGCCGGCTCGGTGCTCATCGCGGCCGTGGGCGCGATCGTGTGGCTCGTATGCCTCGCCGCCTTCGACTCGCGCGACCCGATCGTGTTCGCCGAGGGGACCGGCGAGTACCGCTCGGTCGCGAGTGCGACCCTCGTCGCGGCGGGGCTCCTGCTCCTCGGCGCGTGGGCGCTCGACCTCGACGTCGCGAGACCCGTCTTCGTGACGGCGATCCCCGTCGGCCTCGTCGTGCTGCTCGCGGGCCGCGCCGCCTGGCGGGCCTGGCTCCTCAAGGAGCGCGGCGAAGGGCGGATGCTCTCGCGCGTGCTCCTCGTGGGCGCCGCCTCGACGACCGAGCCCGTCGCGAACGAGCTCGCGAGACATCCGAAAGCCGGCTACCGCGTCGTCGGCGAGTTCGTGCCGACCCCCGACGCGTCGCTGCGTGAGCACCTCGCCAACGCGGTCGATCTCGCCGACGCCGAGATCGTGATGGTCACGGGCTCCGACGTGCTCGACCCCGGCCGCGTCCGCGAGCTCGACCGCACCCTCCACGACCTCCGCCGCGACGTGCGCCTCGTATTCTCGCCGTCGGTCACGAACGTTTCGGCCTCGCGCGTGCGCACCCACGCGGCGGCGGGCATGCCGCTCGTGCACGTCGGGCGATCGCCCGCGGCGGGGCCGCTCCTCGCCGCGAAGCGCGCGGTCGACGTGGCCGGGTCGCTCGCGATCATCGTCGCCCTCCTGCCCGTGCTCGTGACGGTCGCGGTGCTCGTCGCGACGACGAGCCACGGCCCCGTGTTCTACGCGCAGGAGCGCATCGGGCGTGAAGGCCGCACCTTCCGCATCCTGAAGTTCCGGTCGATGGTGGTCGACGCCGACGACCGCCTCGCGGCCCTCCTCGCCGAGCAGGGCACGGCGGGCACGCCACTCTTCAAGATCGAGCGGGACCCGCGGCTGACGCCCGTCGGCGCGGTGCTCCGCCGCTACTCGCTCGACGAGCTGCCGCAGCTCTTCAACGTGCTGACGGGCGACATGAGCCTCATCGGTCCGCGCCCGCAGCGGCCCGCGGAGGTCGCCCTGTACGACGAGGTCGCGATGCGCCGACTCGCGGTGCGGCCGGGAATGACGGGGCTGTGGCAGGTGAGCGGCCGGTCGCGGCTCACGTGGGACGAGGCGCTCGCACTCGACCTGTACTACATCGAGAACTGGTCGCTCGGGGCCGATGTGTCGATCCTCGCCCGCACGTTCCGCGCGGTCGTCGGCTCGGACGGGGCGTACTGA